A part of Pseudoalteromonas arctica A 37-1-2 genomic DNA contains:
- a CDS encoding ABC transporter ATP-binding protein, giving the protein MSSLILQGVSYHYNGTKVIHDLDLTVGKDEIVCLLGASGCGKTTTLKAIAGLIEAKQGSIFIDGKLVSDEQSFVSPEHRNIGMMFQDYALFPHLTVANNIAFGLSKMSKAQKQQRVDEMLKLVHLIGCADRFPHQLSGGQQQRVAIARALAYKPSLLLLDEPFSNIDTQVRFELIADIRRIIKATQVSAVFVTHSKEEAFAFSDTLAIMHRGKIEQQGTPEQLFAAPCSKEVAEFLGQGIYLSAEVLTATEYKTPFGLVESYVESKHNVSVGLIYVRPHQIELVADNQSDKFSKRGTIVSRRFIGSAYVYSLVIDKQEIEVAAQYGQSFENNEQVIIKIKPHTVNFFES; this is encoded by the coding sequence ATGAGTAGTTTAATTTTACAAGGCGTGAGCTATCACTATAACGGCACAAAGGTTATTCACGATTTAGATTTAACGGTGGGTAAAGATGAAATTGTTTGTCTACTCGGAGCGAGTGGGTGCGGCAAAACGACCACGTTAAAAGCGATTGCAGGTTTAATTGAAGCTAAGCAAGGGTCTATTTTTATAGACGGTAAATTAGTGAGTGATGAGCAATCGTTTGTCTCGCCTGAGCACCGTAACATCGGCATGATGTTTCAAGATTATGCATTGTTTCCGCATTTAACGGTAGCAAATAATATCGCATTTGGGCTTAGTAAAATGAGTAAAGCTCAAAAGCAGCAACGCGTTGATGAAATGCTTAAGCTGGTACATTTAATTGGCTGTGCCGACAGGTTCCCGCATCAGTTATCGGGTGGCCAACAGCAGCGTGTAGCTATTGCTCGTGCATTAGCTTATAAGCCTAGTTTATTGCTACTTGATGAGCCCTTTTCAAATATCGACACACAAGTACGCTTTGAATTAATTGCCGATATACGTCGAATTATTAAGGCAACCCAAGTATCTGCTGTGTTTGTTACACATTCAAAAGAAGAGGCGTTTGCCTTTTCAGATACACTTGCCATTATGCATCGCGGTAAAATTGAGCAACAAGGCACGCCTGAGCAGCTTTTTGCAGCTCCATGTTCAAAGGAGGTTGCAGAGTTTCTGGGTCAAGGCATATACTTGAGCGCAGAAGTATTAACAGCAACTGAATATAAAACACCATTTGGTTTAGTCGAGTCCTATGTTGAAAGTAAGCATAATGTAAGCGTAGGGCTTATATATGTACGTCCCCATCAAATAGAATTAGTGGCGGATAACCAAAGTGACAAATTCAGCAAGCGAGGTACAATAGTAAGTCGTCGCTTTATTGGTTCGGCGTATGTTTATTCACTTGTTATTGATAAACAAGAAATTGAAGTTGCTGCACAATATGGCCAGTCATTTGAAAATAATGAACAGGTTATAATAAAAATAAAACCTCACACGGTGAATTTTTTCGAATCGTAA
- the lpdA gene encoding dihydrolipoyl dehydrogenase: protein MSNELKTQVVVLGGGPGGYSAAFRAADLGLEVTLVESRETLGGVCLNVGCIPSKALLHVAKVIDDAAEMSSHGVTFGAPKIDLDQVRTWKDSVVGQLTGGLEGMAKMRKVKVVSGYGKFTGSNTLVVEGEKDSTTITFDNAIIAAGSKPVNLPFIPQDDRVIDSTGALELKDVPEKLLVLGGGIIGLEMGTVYRALGSAIDVVEFADQLVPAADKDIIKIYQKYVSKKFNVMLSTKVVGVEAKKDGLYVTFEGKNAPAEPVRYDKVLVAVGRTPNGNLLDAEKAGVNVDERGFINVDKQLRTNVSHIFAIGDLVGQPMLAHKAVHEGHVAAEVISGQKHFFDPKCIPSIAYTDPEIAWVGVTEKEAKEQGLKIETAVFPWAASGRAIASSRTEGSTKLIFDKESGRIIGGAMIGINAGEMLGEIGLGIEMGADGEDLALTIHAHPTLNESIGLAAEIFEGSITDLPNKKAVKKK from the coding sequence ATGAGCAACGAATTAAAAACTCAAGTTGTTGTACTAGGCGGTGGTCCTGGTGGTTACTCTGCGGCATTCCGCGCTGCTGACTTGGGCTTAGAAGTTACATTGGTAGAATCTCGTGAAACATTAGGCGGCGTATGTCTTAATGTTGGTTGTATTCCTTCAAAAGCACTTTTACACGTAGCTAAAGTGATTGATGATGCAGCTGAAATGTCATCTCACGGTGTTACTTTTGGCGCACCAAAGATCGATCTTGACCAAGTTCGTACTTGGAAAGATTCTGTAGTTGGCCAGTTAACTGGTGGACTAGAGGGCATGGCTAAAATGCGTAAAGTGAAAGTTGTATCTGGTTACGGTAAATTCACTGGCAGCAATACTTTAGTAGTTGAAGGCGAGAAAGACTCTACAACTATCACGTTTGATAACGCGATTATTGCAGCAGGTTCTAAACCAGTTAACTTACCTTTTATCCCACAAGATGACCGTGTAATTGATTCAACTGGCGCGCTAGAGCTTAAAGATGTACCAGAAAAACTACTTGTACTTGGTGGTGGTATTATCGGTCTTGAAATGGGTACGGTTTACCGTGCACTAGGTTCTGCAATTGATGTTGTAGAATTTGCTGACCAATTAGTTCCAGCAGCTGATAAAGACATTATCAAAATTTACCAAAAATACGTAAGCAAAAAATTCAACGTAATGCTTTCAACTAAAGTTGTTGGTGTTGAAGCTAAAAAAGATGGCTTATACGTAACGTTTGAAGGTAAAAACGCACCAGCAGAACCTGTACGTTACGACAAAGTGCTTGTTGCAGTTGGCCGTACTCCAAACGGTAACTTACTTGATGCTGAAAAAGCGGGCGTAAACGTTGATGAGCGTGGCTTTATTAATGTTGATAAGCAATTACGTACTAACGTAAGCCATATTTTTGCAATTGGTGACTTAGTTGGCCAGCCTATGCTTGCGCATAAAGCGGTTCATGAAGGTCATGTTGCTGCAGAAGTTATTTCTGGTCAGAAGCATTTCTTCGACCCTAAATGTATTCCTTCGATTGCGTATACTGACCCAGAAATCGCTTGGGTAGGTGTTACTGAGAAAGAAGCAAAAGAGCAAGGCCTAAAAATTGAAACTGCGGTATTCCCGTGGGCAGCTTCTGGTCGTGCTATTGCATCATCTCGTACTGAAGGTTCTACTAAACTTATCTTTGATAAAGAAAGTGGCCGTATAATCGGTGGTGCTATGATCGGTATTAACGCGGGCGAAATGCTTGGCGAAATCGGTTTAGGTATTGAAATGGGTGCTGATGGTGAAGACTTAGCGCTTACTATTCATGCTCACCCTACATTGAATGAATCAATCGGCCTTGCAGCTGAAATTTTTGAAGGTTCGATCACTGACTTACCAAACAAAAAAGCAGTTAAAAAGAAGTAA
- a CDS encoding Dyp-type peroxidase: MAQAQSGICAEANLHGLHLFFNVFDGQDESLRAKLKQVSAIEEEFSDQFSESMLSCMVAIGAQYWPHILPEYIPSELQSFPNINHSDHQMSVQPCDLFVQIRSDREDVNHLFALQILKLFAPDVELVEQIRNFRFLDGRDFNGFIYGGDTAHGRKKRATALISNPGNFEDQGSYIHVQRYKHDLTMWQHLSLSEQEQIMGRTRLDNTLITPAIETSHASRSELKDEDGQPLLLNQSMPYGDVYEQGMLSITCACTGTAFEKVLNSRLGEGDCYDHWLDFTQADMGSAFFAPSVGFLKQI, encoded by the coding sequence ATGGCGCAAGCGCAATCAGGGATTTGTGCTGAAGCAAACTTACACGGTTTGCACTTATTTTTTAATGTGTTTGATGGTCAAGACGAATCACTTCGCGCAAAGTTAAAACAAGTAAGCGCTATAGAAGAAGAGTTTAGCGATCAATTTTCAGAATCAATGCTCTCTTGCATGGTTGCTATTGGTGCGCAATATTGGCCGCATATCCTCCCTGAATACATTCCAAGCGAATTACAGAGCTTTCCTAATATAAACCATAGCGATCATCAAATGAGCGTACAACCGTGCGATTTATTTGTGCAAATTCGCTCTGATCGTGAAGACGTTAATCATTTGTTTGCGCTGCAAATTTTAAAACTATTTGCCCCCGATGTTGAGCTGGTGGAGCAAATTCGTAATTTTCGCTTTTTAGATGGTCGTGATTTTAATGGTTTTATTTATGGTGGCGACACCGCGCATGGAAGAAAAAAGCGCGCTACGGCTTTAATTAGTAACCCTGGTAATTTTGAAGATCAGGGGAGTTATATTCATGTACAGCGTTATAAGCATGATTTAACTATGTGGCAGCACTTATCATTGAGCGAGCAAGAACAAATAATGGGACGTACGCGCCTTGATAACACGCTAATTACCCCTGCGATCGAAACCAGCCATGCTTCGCGAAGTGAGCTAAAAGACGAAGACGGACAACCGCTATTATTAAATCAGAGCATGCCTTATGGCGATGTGTATGAGCAGGGAATGTTATCAATTACATGCGCTTGTACGGGCACCGCATTTGAAAAAGTACTTAATAGTCGTTTAGGGGAAGGGGATTGTTACGACCACTGGCTTGATTTTACTCAAGCCGATATGGGTTCTGCTTTCTTTGCGCCTTCAGTCGGGTTTTTAAAACAAATTTAG
- the aceF gene encoding pyruvate dehydrogenase complex dihydrolipoyllysine-residue acetyltransferase: MSIEIKVPDIGDDEVEVTEILVSVGDKVDVDQSLLNVEGDKASMEIPASQAGTVKEIKVNVGDTVTTGSLVFLFEGESESTGEEKASAAAPAKSEEAAPAASTGSTGSSTKEVTVPDIGDDEVEVTEIMVAVGDTVSEEQSILNVEGDKAAMEVPAPFAGIVKEIKVAAGDTVKTGSLVFVFEVAGSESAAPAKESAPVEAPAASSTANAAPSTKEVNVPDIGGDEVEVTEIMVAVGDTVEEDQSILNVEGDKAAMEVPAPFAGTVKEIKVAAGDKVSTGSLIFVFEVAGSAPVAAPAPAEKSAPAAAAKTESAPAQAAPAKASNESFTENSAYAHASPVVRRLAREFGINLANVKGTGRKARIVKEDVQNYVKNLVKQVESGQLSAGSNAGGSELGLIPWPKVDFAKFGEIEEQKLSRIQKLSGKNLHRNWVQIPHVTQFDEADITSLEVFRKEQNVLSEKKKLGVKITPLVFVMKAAAKALAEFPKFNSSLSADGESLILKKYINIGVAVDTPNGLVVPVFKDVDKKGIIELSRELMEVSVKARDGKLTSSDMQGGCFTISSLGGIGGTAFTPIVNAPEVAILGVSKSEMKPKWNGKEFEPKLMVPLSMSYDHRVIDGALAARFTVTLASYMSDIRQLVM, from the coding sequence ATGAGTATTGAAATTAAAGTACCAGATATTGGTGACGACGAAGTAGAAGTAACCGAAATATTAGTAAGCGTTGGCGACAAAGTAGATGTTGACCAATCATTACTTAATGTTGAAGGCGACAAAGCATCAATGGAAATACCTGCTTCGCAAGCGGGTACAGTGAAAGAGATTAAAGTAAACGTTGGCGACACCGTTACAACTGGCTCTTTAGTATTTTTGTTTGAAGGCGAGAGTGAAAGCACTGGTGAAGAAAAAGCATCAGCCGCTGCTCCAGCTAAATCTGAAGAGGCAGCACCTGCTGCTTCTACAGGTTCTACAGGTTCTTCAACTAAAGAAGTAACCGTACCAGACATTGGCGATGATGAAGTTGAAGTAACTGAAATCATGGTTGCTGTTGGCGACACCGTTTCAGAAGAGCAATCTATCTTAAACGTGGAAGGCGACAAGGCAGCAATGGAAGTTCCCGCTCCATTTGCCGGTATAGTTAAAGAAATTAAAGTCGCCGCTGGCGATACAGTTAAAACAGGCTCATTAGTGTTTGTTTTTGAAGTAGCAGGAAGTGAATCTGCAGCACCGGCTAAAGAGTCGGCTCCTGTAGAAGCGCCAGCAGCTAGCTCAACAGCAAATGCAGCACCAAGTACTAAAGAAGTGAATGTACCTGATATTGGTGGCGATGAAGTTGAAGTAACTGAAATTATGGTTGCAGTTGGCGATACGGTTGAAGAAGATCAATCAATCTTAAACGTTGAAGGCGACAAAGCTGCAATGGAAGTACCAGCTCCATTTGCAGGTACAGTTAAAGAAATTAAAGTAGCCGCTGGCGATAAAGTATCGACTGGCTCATTAATTTTTGTATTTGAAGTTGCAGGCAGCGCGCCAGTAGCAGCACCTGCACCAGCTGAAAAATCAGCACCTGCAGCTGCGGCTAAAACTGAGTCGGCACCGGCTCAAGCGGCACCAGCAAAAGCAAGTAATGAAAGCTTCACAGAAAACAGCGCGTATGCTCATGCATCACCTGTTGTTCGCCGTTTAGCGCGTGAGTTTGGTATTAACCTAGCTAATGTTAAAGGCACTGGTCGCAAAGCCCGTATAGTTAAAGAAGACGTGCAAAACTATGTTAAAAACCTAGTTAAGCAAGTTGAGTCGGGTCAATTATCTGCAGGTAGTAATGCTGGTGGCAGCGAGCTTGGTCTTATTCCATGGCCTAAAGTAGATTTTGCTAAGTTTGGCGAAATTGAAGAGCAAAAGCTGTCTCGTATTCAAAAGCTATCAGGCAAAAACTTACACCGTAACTGGGTGCAAATCCCACATGTTACACAGTTTGACGAAGCTGATATCACAAGCCTTGAAGTATTCCGCAAAGAGCAAAATGTGCTTAGCGAGAAGAAAAAGCTGGGTGTTAAAATTACACCACTTGTGTTTGTAATGAAAGCAGCTGCAAAAGCACTTGCTGAATTTCCAAAATTCAACTCATCGCTTTCTGCAGACGGCGAAAGCTTAATTCTTAAAAAGTACATTAACATTGGTGTTGCAGTTGATACGCCAAACGGTTTAGTTGTACCAGTGTTTAAAGATGTTGATAAAAAAGGCATTATTGAACTATCACGCGAATTAATGGAAGTATCTGTTAAAGCACGTGACGGGAAGCTTACATCGTCTGATATGCAAGGTGGTTGTTTTACTATTTCTAGCCTTGGCGGTATTGGCGGTACGGCATTTACGCCGATTGTTAATGCACCAGAAGTGGCTATTTTAGGTGTGTCTAAATCTGAAATGAAACCTAAATGGAATGGCAAAGAGTTTGAACCAAAACTAATGGTTCCGCTGTCTATGTCATACGACCATAGGGTTATTGACGGAGCCTTAGCTGCACGCTTTACTGTGACTCTTGCAAGTTACATGAGCGATATTCGCCAATTGGTGATGTAA
- a CDS encoding tRNA-uridine aminocarboxypropyltransferase, with the protein MKNSVLALRAQQISESRREFNARGGKLDRCEQCLIAKHYCICKGVEHADCKAAVCLLMYHNESFKPSNTGRLIAEIVPDNHAFRWDRTDPNPALLALISDSQYQPMVVFPAEDVEEGRAITEMSIEEGKKPLFIFLDGTWREAKKMIRKSPYLDNLPVLSVTADKLSDYRLRVAPHAHQLGTAEVAIMVLALAGEMDASSKLEQHFIKFRDAYLLGKRNKGRPLEE; encoded by the coding sequence GTGAAAAACTCAGTTTTAGCATTACGCGCTCAACAAATAAGTGAATCCCGTCGAGAGTTTAATGCTCGAGGCGGTAAATTAGATCGCTGTGAGCAATGCTTAATAGCTAAGCACTACTGTATTTGTAAAGGTGTTGAGCATGCAGATTGTAAAGCAGCTGTGTGCTTATTAATGTATCACAATGAAAGTTTTAAACCTTCTAATACTGGGCGCTTAATTGCTGAAATAGTGCCAGATAACCACGCATTTAGATGGGATAGAACAGACCCAAACCCCGCTCTTTTAGCTTTGATAAGCGATTCACAATATCAGCCAATGGTAGTATTCCCTGCTGAAGATGTAGAAGAGGGCAGGGCCATTACCGAAATGAGTATTGAAGAGGGTAAAAAACCGCTATTTATATTTTTAGATGGTACCTGGCGTGAAGCTAAAAAAATGATTCGCAAAAGCCCATACTTAGATAACTTGCCTGTACTTTCTGTTACTGCTGATAAACTATCTGATTATCGATTACGTGTTGCCCCTCATGCGCATCAACTAGGCACTGCTGAAGTGGCTATTATGGTGCTAGCGCTTGCGGGAGAAATGGATGCATCTTCTAAATTAGAACAGCATTTTATTAAGTTTCGTGATGCGTATTTGCTTGGTAAGCGCAATAAAGGCCGACCGCTAGAAGAGTAG
- a CDS encoding Fe(3+) ABC transporter substrate-binding protein: protein MKTVFTLFLGLSASAPAFASDVVNIYSFRQPFLIQPILDDFTKQTGIKTNVVFAKKGLIERVKREGKHSKADLVLTSNFSALIQLEDLKLTQTIKSDSVNNNVPAAFRDGDGQWVALTKRVRNVYSSKERIGALPKLTYEDLADPKYKGQICTRSGKHPYNLGLVASMIAHHGEAQTKEWLEGVKANLARKPQGNDRAQVKAVKEGLCNLALGNSYYLGKMLEDKEQKGWAEAVNINFPNQVNRGSHINVSGAVITKYAKNPENALKLIEYMTDSKAQNMYASLNMEYPVKSGVELSSLVASWGSFKEDSLPLDEISKYRPLALKLIDEVKFDL, encoded by the coding sequence ATGAAGACAGTATTTACACTTTTTTTAGGATTATCAGCATCGGCACCAGCCTTTGCAAGTGACGTTGTTAATATCTATTCTTTTCGTCAGCCGTTTTTGATTCAGCCAATTTTAGACGATTTTACAAAACAAACGGGAATAAAAACCAATGTTGTTTTTGCTAAAAAAGGGTTAATTGAGCGTGTTAAACGTGAAGGTAAACATAGTAAAGCCGATTTAGTATTAACCTCTAATTTTAGTGCGCTTATTCAATTAGAAGATTTAAAATTAACACAAACTATAAAAAGTGACAGTGTAAATAATAACGTACCTGCAGCTTTTCGTGACGGTGATGGCCAATGGGTCGCGCTTACTAAGCGAGTTCGTAATGTGTATTCATCAAAAGAGCGAATTGGTGCGTTACCTAAGCTCACTTATGAAGATTTAGCAGATCCTAAATACAAAGGACAAATTTGTACGCGCTCAGGCAAACATCCATATAATTTAGGTTTAGTGGCTTCTATGATTGCACACCATGGTGAAGCGCAAACTAAAGAGTGGCTTGAAGGTGTGAAGGCTAATTTAGCGCGCAAGCCTCAAGGTAACGATCGTGCTCAAGTTAAAGCTGTTAAAGAAGGTTTATGTAACTTGGCATTAGGTAATAGTTACTACCTTGGCAAAATGCTAGAAGATAAAGAGCAAAAAGGTTGGGCAGAGGCCGTAAATATTAACTTTCCGAATCAAGTTAATCGTGGCTCACATATAAATGTATCGGGTGCGGTTATTACCAAATACGCTAAAAACCCTGAAAATGCATTAAAGCTCATAGAGTATATGACCGACAGCAAAGCACAAAACATGTATGCCTCATTAAATATGGAGTATCCAGTTAAGTCGGGTGTTGAACTATCAAGTTTGGTTGCCTCTTGGGGGAGTTTTAAAGAAGACAGCTTGCCACTTGATGAGATTAGTAAATATCGTCCGTTAGCGCTTAAGCTAATTGATGAGGTGAAGTTCGATCTTTAA
- a CDS encoding ABC transporter permease, with protein sequence MTNKFKLSKWQLFAWSTGLILSAPLFFLLFESLQGSSEVFSHLWDTVLWDYITNTVLLVLGVCVLSCAIALPLGWLTAYCSFPGKKQFEWALMLPLAMPTYIIAYVYTDLLDYAGPVQIALREWFGWQSPNDYWFFDIRTLPGAIVMIALVLYPYLFLIFKTALREQSFKLVQASQLMGLSPWQSFFKVSLVLSRGAIVAALALISMETMADFATVSYFAVSTLTTAVYDTWFGYYSLTAAAKISGVMLLLLFLALMAERFSRRNQSVFERQSSVNSESLYVLKGKSAWLATAFCSFILFIAFVIPIAVLINYAITYFDKAWNVEFFSYAWQSLKVAGVVSLITITLSVFVVFYQRVAKQAYPLIPGRLASTGYALPGTVLAIAVLLPLTLLENTINTALEPYNLDIGLLLTGSIFTIIIAYIVRFYAIAHGAIESSFLRISPSLDMASQSMGKSQGQTLRLVHLPLLRRGLLTAALLVFIECMKELPAALLLRPFNFESLATHVFQYVSDEQLELASISALFIVIVGFIPLYFINRSMEQRS encoded by the coding sequence ATGACTAATAAATTTAAGCTGTCTAAATGGCAGCTCTTTGCGTGGTCGACTGGCTTAATTCTATCGGCCCCGTTGTTTTTTCTTCTTTTTGAATCTCTACAAGGTAGCTCTGAGGTGTTTTCTCACCTGTGGGATACCGTGCTTTGGGATTACATAACCAATACCGTATTGCTTGTTTTAGGTGTTTGCGTCCTTAGTTGCGCCATAGCTTTGCCACTTGGGTGGCTAACGGCTTACTGTAGTTTCCCGGGTAAAAAACAGTTTGAATGGGCACTTATGCTGCCCCTTGCTATGCCCACCTATATTATTGCCTATGTATACACTGATTTATTAGATTATGCGGGTCCGGTGCAAATAGCACTGAGAGAATGGTTTGGCTGGCAATCGCCTAATGACTATTGGTTTTTTGATATACGTACATTACCCGGCGCCATCGTTATGATTGCCTTGGTACTTTACCCGTATTTATTTTTAATTTTTAAAACAGCCCTTCGCGAACAGTCATTCAAATTAGTACAAGCTAGCCAGTTAATGGGGTTATCTCCTTGGCAAAGTTTCTTTAAAGTAAGCTTAGTACTCTCTCGTGGGGCTATTGTGGCGGCTCTTGCGCTTATAAGTATGGAAACCATGGCTGACTTTGCAACAGTGAGTTATTTTGCCGTAAGTACATTAACGACTGCCGTATACGATACGTGGTTTGGTTATTACTCACTTACAGCGGCAGCTAAAATATCGGGTGTGATGTTATTACTGTTATTTTTAGCATTAATGGCAGAGCGCTTTAGTCGTCGTAACCAATCGGTATTTGAGCGCCAATCAAGTGTAAATAGTGAATCTCTCTATGTATTAAAAGGAAAGTCAGCTTGGCTCGCAACGGCATTTTGCAGCTTTATTTTATTTATCGCGTTTGTAATCCCTATTGCAGTACTTATAAATTACGCCATTACCTACTTTGATAAAGCATGGAATGTAGAGTTTTTTAGTTACGCTTGGCAAAGTTTAAAAGTGGCTGGGGTTGTGAGCCTAATAACGATTACGTTGAGTGTTTTTGTCGTTTTTTATCAGCGTGTGGCAAAGCAAGCGTATCCGCTTATTCCCGGGCGTTTAGCAAGCACAGGTTATGCGTTGCCAGGAACTGTACTCGCTATTGCGGTTTTATTACCGCTTACGTTATTAGAGAACACCATTAACACAGCGCTCGAGCCGTATAATTTAGATATTGGCTTGCTGCTTACAGGTAGCATTTTTACTATTATTATTGCTTATATTGTTAGGTTTTACGCCATTGCACACGGAGCAATTGAGTCGAGTTTTTTACGTATTAGCCCATCACTTGATATGGCAAGCCAATCAATGGGTAAAAGCCAAGGACAAACACTGCGTTTAGTGCACCTACCTTTACTGCGAAGAGGATTGCTTACTGCTGCGTTATTGGTATTTATTGAGTGCATGAAAGAACTGCCGGCTGCGCTATTGCTCAGACCGTTTAATTTTGAAAGCTTAGCTACTCATGTATTTCAGTATGTGAGCGACGAGCAGTTAGAGCTTGCTTCAATATCGGCATTATTTATTGTTATTGTTGGGTTTATTCCTTTGTATTTTATTAATCGTTCTATGGAGCAGCGTAGTTAA
- the argR gene encoding transcriptional regulator ArgR encodes MQPQDKQEALVKAFKSLLKEENFGSQGEIVDALKDQGFDNISQSKVSRMLSKFGAVRTRNAKQEMVYCLPAEMGVPTAKSPLRQLVIDIMHNEMMIIIRTSPGAAQLIARLLDSLGKADGVLGTIAGDDTIFIAPAKISEIDVTLERVRILFDTV; translated from the coding sequence ATGCAACCACAAGATAAACAAGAAGCACTGGTAAAAGCATTTAAATCACTATTAAAAGAAGAAAATTTTGGCTCTCAAGGCGAAATAGTTGATGCATTAAAAGATCAAGGCTTTGACAATATAAGCCAAAGTAAAGTATCGCGCATGCTAAGTAAATTTGGTGCTGTACGCACACGTAACGCCAAACAAGAAATGGTTTACTGCTTACCAGCTGAAATGGGTGTACCTACGGCTAAAAGTCCATTACGCCAATTAGTAATCGACATTATGCACAACGAAATGATGATCATTATTCGTACCAGTCCAGGCGCCGCTCAGCTTATCGCTCGTTTATTAGATTCATTAGGTAAAGCAGATGGCGTACTAGGAACAATTGCAGGCGACGATACTATTTTTATCGCTCCTGCTAAAATATCTGAAATAGATGTAACACTTGAACGTGTTCGCATTTTATTTGATACGGTTTAA